GTTCCACATTGTTATTTTAGGACCGTCCAGCTTTTTCTGCCAAGAAGTGAAGTGTTGATAGAATGAAGAAcagctgtttattttatttcactttcctCTTCTTGGAAATGCAGGTGATTCTGAAAAGCAACTAGATCCATGCTCCTCCATGATTGGCCAACACACACTgagaggggagggggcagaacCCAGAAGAGTATATAAGTCctgcagaggaagcagaggtgggcTCATGTGAAGAGCCTGGAGCACAGTGGACAGTGGTTCCTGTAGCTGACCTACAGTGAGTACATACACTGGACTCAGGATTTTCTGGTAAGTGGACAGGAGCATTCTGATCTAATATAACGGATGGTGAGGTCCATTGTGTTGCCATGGGAGGTCTAGTTGTCAGGTTTGTGAAAAATAAAGGACACAAATATGAGATCTGAGCTAACTAAATATCCAACAATcatactcaggtcctcaggcctgacAGCAATTAtatttacctgttgagccatcttgctgaacatgatattcattttatttttgagacagtgtctcaagtagcccaggctagcctctaactcactatacaacaaggatgactttgaaataCTGACCCTCTTAGCTCTAATTCCTGGGTACCAGAATTATAGGGATCTGCAAACACATGCATTTGatgaggtgctggggactgaacccaaggctaTATTCAAGCTGGaaaagtgctctaccattgaccaACATCTGCAGTGCACAGTTAGATTGCtttcataaaataaaaggttTCAAAGAAAACAGTGAATCTAAATGATGACGTAAGGACACTGAAACGTTGTGTTGAAGAAATGGATGTTAACATGAACTTTAAGAGTAAAACGTTTTACATTATTGCAAGTTTATATTTCTCATGCAGAGGAGCTCCAAGTCAtgaaaaagacagaaggaaagtaaatccaggaaaattaaaaactatttcaACCAAATACAACAGCTGGACTTACTGACATCTTTTGAAAACATAAATGGAACAGACAAATTATATTTATCTGATCATTAGATTTGGGATTGATTAAACACTGATGTcaattattatttcattattatttatttttcaccttCAGAAACTAGATGTTTGTTAATTAAGTTTCCATTATTTTGAAGACGTACACTGAAGGAAGTATGCACAGATGGAGAGGACATTAAATTTCATATACAATACTCCAGTCAGGCTAGAAGCAACACAGTTACTCATGGTTTTATAGTTGTTAATGCTGACTAAAGGACTCATGCAGATTTTTATATCATTGTCCCTTACTTTACCTAAGTTTTAATTTTTCCGTAATTAAAGGTTCAATCAAGAGCTAGTGAAAATttattctagtttcctttctattgcttttaaaaacaccatgaccaaaggctttttgaaatgaaaatgatttaGGGAGCCTTACACATTCTCAGCACAGTCCATTgcagagggaagtcaggacagaaactctaCAGGAgtagaggcaggaaccatgggagaatgctgttcactggcttgctccccatagttCAACAATGCTTTCTTAAATTAGCAGGATGACCAGCccatgggtggtaccacccacaatggcctgggaCCTCCAACATCAAGAtctattaagaaaatgttctctaGGCATGCCCCAAGTCCATTCTGATGGGGGAAATTCCTCAAATGAGATTTTCTCCTCTAATAAGAATATcttgttgacaaaaaaaaaagcacaaaatacaTGGGAACTAGTCAATATCAGAATGCAACCAAGGCTGCAGCATAGTAAAGGAACAGAGTGCTAAGCACAAAGGCATCTTTGATCTCTTGCAACTTACTTCACTTCTTCTTTCAGTGACTTGTTTTTATCACAATCATGGGTCAGTCCTCTTCTGATACATCTCAAAATGAAGACCATGGATATTTGGAGTCAAGCTTCACTGCATATTTTAAGActattaaaacagaaaacaaaatcgtTTCTCAGGAAACCATCAATTTAATAGAATTTCATCtgaaaaagggaaacatttattGGGCAAACTCTGTAATCAAtgctacattaaaaaatattgatgACATCCCAATCAACATTGCTGTGACAGGAGAGTCTGGAGCAGGGAAGTCCAGCTTCATCAATGCCCTGAGGGGGGTTGGACACGAAGACGAAGGTGCAGCTAAAGTTGGGATAGTAGAGACAACTATGGAAAGAACTCCATACATACACCCCAAAGTTAAAAATTTGACTTTATGGGACATGCCTGGCATTGGAACTATAAAATTTCCGCCAAAAGATTATCTGGAGAAAATGAAATTCCAAGAGTATGATTTCTTCATTATTGTTTCTGCCACACGTTTTACGAAACTTGAACTAGACCTTGCCAAAGCAATCAGATTCATGGGAAAGAATTACTACTTTGTGAGAACTAAGGTGGACATTGATTTAGACAATGAAAAGAAATCCAAACCACGGACCTTTGACAGAAAAAAGGTGCTACAGCAAATTCAAAGTTACTGTGAGAATGCGTTTAGTCAGAATAACATGGATGCACCGCagattttcttgatttctaaCAATGATTTATCTAGCTATGATTTTCCAGTCCTGATGGACACGTTGACAACAGATATTCCTAATGAAAAGCGCcacaatttaatgttttccttgcCTAATATTACTGAGACAGCCATTGACAGAAAGCACAAGTCTATGCAGCAATTAATCTGGTTGGAAGCCTTCAAGGCTGGAATTTTGGCTAATGTTCCTGTAGCGAGCATCCTCAGGGATGATGTGAAAAAGCTGAAGGAGAAGTTAAACCACTATCGAAACCTCTTTGGAGTGGATGATGAATCCCTGGCATTCATGGCTAAGGATTTCCAAATGCCCGTTGGACAGCTGAAAAAACTCATTAAATCTCCTGATTTATTAGAAaccaaggaagaagaaacatTAGAAGGAAagcttttgaaatatttgaagacatCTGTCTCGGCTAATGGTGGGCTCCTTGGTTTAggtctttactttttaaaagacttttacttgcaattttatttaattgatgCAATTACTGAAGATGCCAAAGTTCTCCTTCAAGTGACATGCTCAAAAAACTAGTTCAAACTCAACTCACCCACAGCCACTGACCATGACAACATCAAACAGTTAATGCCAGGGAGTCATTGGATGAATTCCCTCTATGATATCTTCTCTTTACAGTGTAAAGAGATCAACCCACTACCACCATGGGAAAACTAAGGGTTATGCGTGTTAATATGTCAGATCCTGACAATACCCAACTTCAACTCTCTACCTTCCTCTCTATCTTTcaactccacatgcacacatgaacacacacatacacacacaaaaaaaaatacacagtacATAAAGCACTTTCCATGCCAATGCAGATATAAGAAACAGAGCTCAAattccagaatccacataaatgtTGAGTGTGTGCAGTGTTCACCTCATACTTccatactcagaaggcagagacagtggaACCATGGAGCAAGCTGGATGCTAGAGAGTGTGTAcatctgtgagctctgggttcaaatgagagaccctgccttgatgAAAAAGACAGAAAGCGATTGAGGCCTAACATGAGCCTTACATCtcaacacacatgtgaacatgcatgagacatacattttaaatataaagtaaaagaagactcatgaagaaaaaaaatcacaaatcttAGAAAGTACAGAGACTTAAGCTCTCCTCAAGGTTATACAGGCAAAAAGCATTCTGTGGAAGTGGAGATTTCGCAGCAGCTGAGGTTCCTGCAAATCATGCAGGGGGCTCCATGGCTGAAGCTGTGGTGAATCATTTCCTTGCTAGGATGGGCTTTTCAGGGATGCAGCTGCCTCTGATTGGTCtgtgttcctgtaagtaaccctcacTCTAATAAACTCACTCATTCACAAACTAGACTAGAATGATGTTTCTTTTGGTCTTAGACGGGGTGAATAGACACTTGTTTGTGTCTTCCCTGGAAAAT
This Peromyscus eremicus chromosome 19, PerEre_H2_v1, whole genome shotgun sequence DNA region includes the following protein-coding sequences:
- the LOC131896085 gene encoding interferon-inducible GTPase 1-like, with the protein product MGQSSSDTSQNEDHGYLESSFTAYFKTIKTENKIVSQETINLIEFHLKKGNIYWANSVINATLKNIDDIPINIAVTGESGAGKSSFINALRGVGHEDEGAAKVGIVETTMERTPYIHPKVKNLTLWDMPGIGTIKFPPKDYLEKMKFQEYDFFIIVSATRFTKLELDLAKAIRFMGKNYYFVRTKVDIDLDNEKKSKPRTFDRKKVLQQIQSYCENAFSQNNMDAPQIFLISNNDLSSYDFPVLMDTLTTDIPNEKRHNLMFSLPNITETAIDRKHKSMQQLIWLEAFKAGILANVPVASILRDDVKKLKEKLNHYRNLFGVDDESLAFMAKDFQMPVGQLKKLIKSPDLLETKEEETLEGKLLKYLKTSVSANGGLLGLGLYFLKDFYLQFYLIDAITEDAKVLLQVTCSKN